The Arachis ipaensis cultivar K30076 chromosome B03, Araip1.1, whole genome shotgun sequence region attaagtctacctccaaaagctttaagtacgtaatatctactcctaagcttgaggaaacgtcaaataggcttgatcacatcaacccataagtcccaacctatctactaattagattagtagtgggttggtgtcaacgagtatcaaattgatcactaagggttctcaaatcaccaaatcattgaaacccaatgactcaaggtcactcaattcccttagcctaggccaagaatgaagaaaactactcaataatcaaaggaaatatttcaccaaacacctagagtgcaataaaagtaaacatcacaaaatgcaagaattaacaaaacccataactaacacaagcaagaaatcaacaataataatgaagataaacatagaagagcatggaaacataaaattgcattaaagaaaattaagatccaacaatggttcatcaacataaaagagagcaaaacaagaaattaataagagaaactaagaagattaagacaatagaacactaaaatataaagagaattgaaatcaaaacaagaattgaaagagaaatttgagagtgattaacctaactttaccttaatttctatcctaaatatAGAGAGAGGAGAtggcctctctctctagaattctaccctaaaacatgatgaaaactaaactatgactacttggtgtATTCTCCCCTCCATCCTTGGGtttaatagcatcagaaatgagttggattgggcccaaaatgagctacaaatcgcccccaacgagtttCCCAAAATGGACCCACGCTGATCCATCGACACGTACACGTACAGTGCACGTGCGTGCCCCTAAAcatgatgcaactatggcaaattttatatcattttaaaaccccggatgttagctttccaacgcaactaaaaccgcttCATTtaaacctttgtagctcaagttatggtcgattgagtgcgaagatgtcaggcttgacagctttgcggttccttcatttcttcataagttctcccactttgcatgcttttctcctcacttcttccatccaatacttgccttatgaacctgaaatcactcaacaaatatatcaagacatcgaatgaaattaaagtgagttaaatttagctattttaaggcctaaaaagcatgttttcatatttaagcacaatttaagtgagaattacaaaatcatgctatttcattgaataaatgtgagaaaagttgagaaaattccccaaaataagcacaagataaaccacaaaattggggtttattatatatataacaacCATACAAATAGTCAAAATAGATGTGACCCTGTAAAGCAGCGGCGTGGGCGCTTGATCCTCTGTGCTTTCTAAGCGAGAGGTACCTCATCCTCGTCTCCAGTCGGTCCGGGTGGCCTAGAAGGACCAACACGCTCGGGGGTTGCTGCTACAACTGCCGATGGAGGAGTACCACCCAATGCAAATGTCTTGTCCAAAGGCCCTGACAGAGGCTCGTTCAGATCAACATTAAGGTGTGTCTGGTGTCCGTCAATCTGCGATCCACATCAGCCTGCCTCATCCTCCTGGATAATGACGCTAATTTTCTCCAGAAAGCGTGATCCTCTGAACTCACGGTCGAGGCCATCACTGTCTAGCAAATCCGAAAGGAGCTCACCTGGGCTCATGAATTTTTGACTCTCATGAAGGGCCATATCACTGCTAAGAACACCAACAAAATAATCACCAAATCCCATGTCACCTCCAAACCCTCCACCATCCCTTAACCCTAAAGCACCACCTTGAAAACCACCCTCACCTTCGCCACCTCCATATATACCTCCACCATCTCCACCTCCATCAGCACCTCCACCTCCAAcaccaccaccattatcatcTCCACCTCTACTACCACAACCAGCTCCACCATCATCCTCATCTCGGCCGCTATCATCTCCACCGTGGAATGTGGAAGGTATGCGTCTTAGAATGCCAACGCTCGACAAATGCACTAACCAGTGGCTCATCCAACCTAAACCAGTAGTTGTTGAGCCTCGCGAGATTGACCATCTGTAGATACGGTATGAACTCTCGTCTAGGGGCATACCTGTTGCCTCCTCATGCTGGTGATATATCGGTGGGGCTGCATGACGATAAAAAAATTCTCTTAGAACCATAACAATTAACAAGACAATTCATTAAACGACCATTAAGTAATGTAGACCCTTTTCAAGAAAATCATATCCAAGCTATATCAAAAATTACTTAAAGCAGATAACTCTATTAAAAATGAAGTTTAATGTAAATGATATTACAACCCTGGATATAGATAACCTAACatttaagaattaaattaaattgtattaaaccaaattaaattaaattctaatagTACATAATTAATCTAATATTTAAGACGTAAAATTAGACTATAGACCtcattaatataaaatttaagaatttaattaaatttaaataaattaaattaaattaaatcctAGCTAAATTTCTACCGCCTAGTTAATCTAACATTCGAAACCTAAATTAAATTAAGTTAAATTCCAACAAAACTTCTAACCTAGTTAATCACTACTCTAATTAACCATTCTTTATCACTCCTCCAACTTGTATTTGGACTTTTAAAATTCTAACAAACTACTAAACCACTACTCTAACTACCATTTGTagtttaaaaattctaataacgcatataataaaattattaatttaattcttaattTCTTAAAGAAAATAAATTTCATTCACTAACCGATAAATACGATTCGAGTTGTCTTCCATTTCTGCAGTTTGAATGTTGTGGTTTTTTTGGCTCACTTTTCTCTAGATTCAACGTTGGGGTGAGAATTTGGTGAAATATAATTCGAAACAAGTAAATTCGAATTATTTATATAGGTATATTATATACTAAATCAAAGCTAGTGAATTTGAATTATCACTAGTATACGTTGCATGTAAATCAAATTCGGTCAATTCGATTTACTATGGACCTAATTCGAAGTCAATTAATTTGAATTACTAGGGTATAAACCATGGGCCTAAATCGAGCGTAAAAATCGAAACCGtccctcatctaattttcgatttagaatcgtccttaacgttttttttcgtattaaaatcgtccttttaatttttgtggacaaaaataccctcaccactaccaacacaattacctcctcctccaccaccaccaccaccaacaccaccgCCACAACcagcaccaacaccaccaccaacaccaccagCACCAGCACCAACACCAATACCAACACGAACACCAACACCACCCTCCACCCATTGCCACTCTATCACCATCTCCATCACACCAATCAAAACTCAgaaaatcaacatcatcatcgttATCCTCATCAAAACCCAAAGCTCAGATCCAGAACTCAAACTCAGAAAAACAAACCCAGAACTCAAACTCAAAAAAATAAGAACTCAACTcgaaaaatcatcatcatcattaaaacCCAGAACtcaaaaaatcatcatcatcgtcatcatcatcagagtTCTTGAGGAGGCAGTGGCGACGACAAGGGCGAGGTTCTGACGAGGGCGAGGAGGAGGAGCAGAAACGGCTCGACGAGGAGggcgcttttttttttaattttataactttattattaaaataggaaTAGGGGTGGTTtaggaataacataaaaaaatttattaaaaatgacgattttaatatgaaaaaaacgttaaggacgattataaataaaaaattagatgagGGACGGTTTCGATTTTCACGCtcaactttagggaccaaaacaatacttaaccCTTTTGATTTACTATGGGTAGTTCTATTCGAATTTCAAATACTAGTAAATTGAAACTACTTGATCCAATTTACGTATAAACCTAGTAGTTCGAATCTAATTGATTCGATTTAACACTAGATTGGCTAAATCAAGTTTAGTCAAttcaatttatatataattatgatTCAAGACATGTTGTTGCAGAATTTTACCATCTATAAAACACCAGCAAATGcaccggatcgtatcaagtaataactcatgATGAGATGAGTGTCGATCCCATAAGGATTAACGGATTGAGCAACCAAAATCAAC contains the following coding sequences:
- the LOC107633672 gene encoding keratin, type I cytoskeletal 10-like; translated protein: MVIEWQWVEGGVGVRVGIGVGAGAGGVGGGVGAGCGGGVGGGGAPPIYHQHEEATGMPLDESSYRIYRWSISRGSTTTGLGWMSHWLVHLSSVGILRRIPSTFHGGDDSGRDEDDGGAGCGSRGGDDNGGGVGGGGADGGGDGGGIYGGGEGEGGFQGGALGLRDGGGFGGDMGFGDYFVGVLSSDMALHESQKFMSPGELLSDLLDSDGLDRPLDKTFALGGTPPSAVVAATPERVGPSRPPGPTGDEDEVPLA